The genome window TGACTTTTTGATCTGAACTTCTTCCAGTTTCTAAAACACCAATGCGCATGTTAGGACCCACTTTCTGAGAGTAACTTTTTCTTCTCGTTTCTGAAAGTGTAATAACTAATTGCAATTACTAAGATGCTCACAAAAATAACAATAAAAGTTGCCAGAACATTAATCATAGGTGATAATCCAAAACGGATTTTTGAAAATATAAATATAGGCAAGGTAGTGGCGTTTGGCCCAGTCACAAATGAAGCAATCACGACATCATCAAGTGAAAGAGTAAATGAGAGTAGCCAAGCTGACAGTAATGCTGGTGTTACGGAAGGTAAAACGATATCCCAGAACACTCGTGCCGGCCTAGCGCCTAAATCCATCGCCGCCTCTTCTATAGATGGGTTTAAGAATAAAAGTTGAGACTGCATTACCCCAGTTACATAGGCGACGCAGAACGTGGTGTGAGCGATCACAATTGTAACAAATCCTCGTTCTGGAGGCCAGCCAATTAAATTTTCTAACGATACAAATAGAAGTAGTAGCGAAAGACCCAGTATCACATCGGGAAGAATTAAAGGAGAAAGCACCATACCGGTCAACAACATTCGCCCGGTGAATTTGCCATACCGAGAGATAGCTAAGGCAGCAGCAGTTCCAATGACCAGAGCTAAACTTGCGCTAATCGTGGCGATTTTTAGACTCAACCATGCCGCGCTCAAGAAGGCTGTGTCATTAAAAATTTCAACATACCACCTAAATGAAAAACCTCCCCATACCGAGACCAATCGACCGCCATTAAAACTAAATGCAATCATATATAGTATCGGTACATACAGGAATATAAAAACCCCAATTGACCATGAAACCAAGAAGTAACTTTTTTTTCTCATAATAATATCTCCAATTTCCTCATGCCCTATTAAATTTTTGGCCCACTTGCACTAACATTTTTACTTTGCAAAAATACAATTGGAAAAATGATAATTAATAACATAACCGTCGCAACTGCTGAAGCGACAGGCCAATCTCTATTGGCAAAAAACTCGTTCCATAATTGTCGACCTATCATGATAGTATTGGCACCACCGAGTAATTCAGGAATAACAAATTCTCCGATCACTGGAATAAAAACTAATGCGCATCCAGCAATAATGCCAGGTAATGAGTGCCAGAAGGTTACCGTAAAAAATGTTACTATTGGCCTCGCGCCTAAATCTGCGCTTGCTTCCAATAATCTTCCGTCTAACTTTACTAAGTTAGCGTATAAGGGTAAAATCATAAATGGAAGATACGCATAGACAATCCCAATGTAGACTGCAAAAGTTGTTTGCATCATGGCAATTGGTTCGCTGATCACACCTAACCAAAGCAACACGCTGTTGATCATACCAGTATTGTTTAGCATCCCAATCCAAGCGTAGATGCGCAATAAAAACGAAGTCCAAAATGGAAGTATTACTAACATAAGTAGTAGATTTCTTTTTGCCAACGAGCTTCGCGCGATGTAGTATGCGATAGGGTAACCAATCACTAAGCACAAGATAGTGGAAAAAAAAGCAATATTTAAAGAATTTAAATAGGCTTGAATGTAGATATTATCTGTAGATAAGCCATCTTTTAGCAAGAAAAAATAGTTAGAAAAATCAAGGTTTAGAATAAACCGATAAGAATCTACTATTTCATAAAGAGCGGTGTAGGGCGGTCTGCCTATCACGGATTTCGCAAGTGAAATTTTAATGACAATTATTAATGGTATTAATAAAAATAACGCCCCCCAAATCATAGGAAGAGAAATTACAATCCTTCTCCCTTGTCTTAGGATGAATCTGTCAAAAATTGATCTTGCTTCAAGTGATTTAATTATCATAGATACCATATCGACCCCCTTAACTATATCGTTAGACTTACTACTGCTTCATCTGACCAGTTTAAAAAGACGGTTTCACCTTTATCAAAGATATTATCTGAATCTCTAGTATCGTTATGGCTAGAAACTTTAAAGGAAAAATCACCTACTTTAATTTGATAGAGTGTAATGCCACCCATGTAGGCTACTCCTGATACCTCCCCTTTACAACTGTTCGTTCCAAGCGGATGTTTGCTCTTTGGCGCACTCCTTGACAGTGTGATTTTTTCAGGTCGTACGGCAGCCCAAACGGTTTGGTTAGTATGTGCGCTAATACCATGTGGAATAAAAAATTTTAGATCTGGAATGGTTTTTGATTCAACCACAGCGTGATCCGCCTCATCATTGATGAGCACACCTTCGGAAGTATTTATGGTGCCAATGAAATTAGCGACAAATCTTGAATTGGGAAACTCATAGACTTCTTCAGGGGCTCCGGTTTGCACAATTTCCCCTTCATTCATAACGCCTAAGCGGTTAGAGAGAATCATAGCTTCTTCCTGATCATGGGTAACCACGATAAAAGTAATCCCTAAAGTTTCTTGTAAATTAATTAATTCAAATTGAGTTTCTTCCCGTAATTTTTTATCTAGCGCGCCTAAGGGCTCGTCTAATAGCAATAATTTTGGTTTTTTTACTAGGGCTCTGGCCAAGGCTACTCGTTGTTGTTGTCCTCCAGATAACTGATTCGGTTTTCTATGTTTGAGATGGGTAAGTTTGACCATGGCTAATATCTCAGATACTCTTTGTTGAATTTCAGCCTTAGGGGTTTTTTCTCTTTTTAATCCATAGGCGACATTTTCCTCAACGGTCATATGTGGAAAAAGGGCGTAGGATTGAAACATCATATTTACTGGCCTTTCAAAAGATGGTAAATCGTTAATGACCTGACCATCTAATTCTATTGTGCCACTGGTGGGATCTTCAAAGCCGGCAATCATCCTTAATAGTGTGCTTTTTCCGCATCCCGAACCACCAAGTAAACAAAAAATTTCTGATTCGTAAATCTCAAGACTTACATTATTGACTGCAGTAAAGTTGTCAAACTTTTTAGTTACCGAGTTAACTCTAAGTAGTACACGCTTATTTTCAATTTTCATTTATAAACCCCCTTTTTTTTGAATATAAATAAAAAAGCCAATCAGTTTAAAAATAAGCTAATTGGCTTTTTCATGTTTTTTATTTTTGTTACTTTGTTGATGCCTTGATTTCAGTCCACGCTTTAGTTAACTTTCTATCATACTCTTGTGTGTAGGCACGGAGTGCGACAAGCTTTGCTTTTGCAGCTTCAGACGGAAAGATTGCTTCATTTTCAGCTACCGCTTTATCGAGTAATGGCAACGAAGCCTTGTTACTGTTAGCAAACTTTATGTGATTGCTGATTCGAGCGGTTGTTTCTGGCTCTAGGAAATAATTCAAAAACTCATGAGCTTCTGCAACATTTTTAGCATCAGCTGGAATGACCATGGTGTCAAACCAAACTATTGCACCTTCTTTTGGTACCAGATACTTAATTTTAATGTTGTTTTTTGCTTCTTCAGCTCTTGCTTGCGCGTTGAGTACATCGCCATTGAAGCCGATTAAGATACATATTTCACCATTAGCGATATCATTAATATATCTAGCGGTATCAAAATAGCGAACATTTTTGGCGATTGATTTAAGCAAATCTTTAGCTTTATTTAGCTCGTCTTCTTTTTCTGAGTTAGGGTTAAAGCCTAAATAAATTAACGCATTTCCAATTACTTCTGGAGGGGAGTCCATTAGACCAATACCACAAGATTTTAATTTTGCAGCATTTTTTGGATCAAATAAAACACTCCAACTATCAATGTTGGATGTACCTAATGCTTTAGTTACTTTTTCAACATTATAACCAATTGCGGTGGTACCCCATAAATAATTAATTGCGTGCTCATTATTAGGATCAAACTGGGCAAGGTTTTTGTAAAAATCTGGGTCGACATTTTTATAATTTGGAATTTTTGATTTATCCAATTTTTGTACCAGACCAGCCTTTACAAATCGTTCCATAAAATTTGATGCTGGAACCACGATGTCATAACCGGAACTACCTGCAGTTAATTTAGCTTCAACCACTTCGTTGGTATCAAATAAGTCATACTTGACCTTGATGCCAGTCTTGGCTTCAAAATCAGGGATGGTCTTTTCGTCTATGTAGTCATTCCAGTTGTAGATATTTAATACCCGATCTCCGCTGGCTGTTTCTGAATCTTTTTTACCACAAGAAACCAATACCAACATAGTTGCCATGATACTTGTTGCTAATAGTAATTTATTTTTATTCTTAATCATTGTAAATCTCCTTAATTGTTTTACTCTATCTACTATACTATAAAACTAGTTGCTTTTCAATAGTTATTTTTTTACTATAGCATATCCAAGTAGGTGCTATACTCAAACTGATTAATTTTAGTAGAAAATACATCGTACTCTTGATTTTTACAGTCTAAAAATATTTTTATCAGTTTGGGGTCAATAATGTCTTTTAACCTAGTGCCTTTTTCAAGGGTTTCTATAGAAGTAGCCCAATCTTGCGGGATTTCTGGGGCATTTGCCATATATGCGTTCCCAGTAATTGGTTTTGGTGGGTCTATTTTCTTAGTTAGTCCATATAAAGCAGAACCTAATGATGTGGCCGCTACCAGGTAGGGATTGGCGTCAGCACCAGGCAATCTAAATTCTATTCGGCGACTAACCGGCGGTCCACTTGGAATTCTTAGTGCGACAGTTCGGTTGTCATATCCCCAGCTAATATTTTTGGGGCAAAGTTCACCATGTCTCAATCTGCGGTACGAGTTAATATTTGGGGCGCAAAATAAAGTATATTCACCCATCACTTTACACATGCCACCTAACGCATAGAGTAACTCTTGAGTGCCTTTATCCGTACCATCATCAAAAATATTTTTACCTTGATTATCAATCAGGCTATAGTGCATATGCATACCGCTTCCGGATTGTTCTAAGTATGGTTTTGCCATAAAAGTTGCCCGATAGCCATGTTTTCGTGCTATCCCTCTAATGATTTGTTTTAACAAAAGCGCATCATCAGCAGCTCTAACTGCATCTGATTGGTGAACTAAGTTTATTTCAAATTGACCACAGCCACATTCAGAGAGTATATTTTCAGTTGGTAATCTCATGCCCTCGGCTGCCACAATAACCTCATCCATAAAGGTATCAAAAATCTCAAGCTCATCCATAGAGTATGAGTTGGTAAATTGTAATGGTTTAGAATGCCCTTCAGGTGTGGGGGGTGATGCGAATTCACTGTTAGGGTTAGTTAAGTAAAATTCCATTTCAAAGGCAACCACTGGCGTTAATTGTAATTCTTGATATTTTTGTACTACTGAAACTAACGCATTCCTAGGATCGTAAAAAGAAGGCACACCTTCTTCGTTGGTAAGCGTTACCATGAGCAATGACGAAGGGATGGAGTTCCATACTTTTGGCATTAATCCAAGGTTAGAAGGTAGGCAAATCCCATCCAAATCACCACTGGCGTAAGAAATTCTGGTCACATCATTACCCCAAACATCAAAGTAAAAAGTTGAAAGTGGCATTCTCATTTTTCTTTGATACACTGAATCTAACTTTGAGATAGGGATACTTTTACCCCTAAAAATCCCATTGATATCACAGATCACTACTTCAATTCTGTCGATAGTCGGGTTATCTTCTAACCATTTTTTTGCTTCTTTATATTCTAGTTCTAGCTGCTTATCAATATCCATATATACCTCTTTCAATTATTACATTGACTCTAGTATACTCATTGCCATTTTAAAAAATATCCCAAAAGTATTAAAAGTAGCTGTTTATATAGCTACAGGCACAATTTTCTGATTTTAAGTATGTTTTTTCTAGATAAAATACTTATGCAAATAATTATTTTATCTAGTACAATATTGGTATATTTAACTAAAAGGAGTGGGAATTAATATGAAAAAATTAACAATAATATTTGGAGTAGTTTCATTATTACTTGGAGCAGCATCAATAGCAAGAGCCGCTGAAGAAAAATCAGATTGGAGTGTTGTTGGATCAGTTGCGTTATCAAGTGAGTATAACTTTAGAGGACTGACACTTTCTGCAAGGCAACCAGCTTTGCAACATTCAGTAACTGCATCGCATAAGTCTGGTGGGTATTTTGGTTACTGGGCATCTAATGTAAATGGACAAAAGAGAAGCTCTACAAAAACACAACAACAAGCATTGGAAATAGATTTATACGCAGGGTTGTACTATGAAGTCAATGAAAATTTCTATGTAGATCTATTAGGATTGTTTTATACATATAACTTCATTGGTGCTACTTCTAATGATGCAAATGAATTAAACGCAAATTCGGTTAGTGGTAATTTAAATTATCAAGAATATTTTGTAACATTAGGTTTTCTTGGTGGTAAATTGAAACTAATTGGTGCTTATTCACCTGAGTTTTTTGGATTTGGTGCATTAGGTGAAAGTTCTTACCTACAAGTTGCTTATGATGGTCAAGTTGCAGACAATTTTAAGATTCGCGCTTCTGTTGGTTCAACTAATATCAGTAATAAAATTTATAAAAATATCTCTTCGCTCATTGACTATAAATTAGCTTTTGTTGCTAATTGGAATGACGGTGCTGACGAAGCTGAATTTGCTTTTATTGGTGTTGATAAAAATGCTAAAGATTTTTATTTAAATGATTTCGGATACGAAAGAAGTTTTTATGAAGATAGATTACAATTCACATTAAAAAAAGGTTTTTAGTTTTAAAGTAGTATTAATTGAATTAAGGAAAAACCCCAGCAATTGCTGGGGTTTTTTTATATATGGCTATGGTAATGTGTGGTGTCAATATGTTAATTGGATTTCTTCTTTAAAATAGTCTCAATCAAAAATTAAATAATGGAGAAAGTAAAATGAAAATTGGAGTTCCAAAGGAAATCAAAAACCATGAATATAGAGTTGGCGTAACTCCTGGTGGGGTAAAGGAATTGATCGGGCATGGCCATACAGTTACTGTAGAAAAAAATGCCGGTACCAGAATTGGGTTTAGCGATGCTGATTATCAATCCGCTGGTGCGACCTTAAGTGCTAGCGTAGAGGATATTTTCCAGGCTTCTGACATGATTATAAAAGTTAAAGAACCTCAAGAAGTTGAATGCAAAAGACTACGCAGTGGCCAAGTTTTATTTACTTACCTTCACCTAGCTCCAGATCCAAAACAAACAGAATTGCTAATAAAATCAGGGGCAATTTGTATTGCCTACGAAACCGTTACTGATGATATGGGTGGATTGCCTTTGCTTGCGCCTATGAGTGAGGTGGCAGGCAGAATGTCAATTCAAGCCGGAGCACATTATTTGGAAATAAGTCATGGCGGTTCTGGAGTTTTGTTGGGTGGTGTGCCGGGCACACCTGCAGCAGAGGTTTTGATACTTGGTGGCGGTGTGGTTGGTATTAATGCAGCCAAAATGGCAGTAGGGTTTGGTGCAAAAGTAACTATCGTTGATCGATCCTTGCCAAGACTTCGTTATTTAGATGATATATTTATGGGTAGAGTACAATTGCTCTATTCGACGGCAGCTGTGATTGACGAGATGAGTGCAAAAGCTGACTTGATAATTGGCGGGGTGCTTGTTCCCGGAGCTTCGGCACCAAAACTAATTCAGAAAAAACACCTTGCAAAAATGAAAAAGGGCTCTGTGGTCGTTGATGTGGCGATAGATCAGGGAGGTTGTTTTGAAACTTCTCATGCTACCACTCACCAGGACCCCGTGTTTGAAGTAGATGGAATTGTGCATTATTGTGTTGCGAATATGCCTGGCGGAGTATCTCGAACTTCAACTATGGCATTAAGTAATGCAACTTTACCTTTCGCTATACAACTGGCGAACAAAGGCGCCAAACAAGCACTGCTAGACAACAAACATTTACTTAATGGATTGAATGTTGCATATGGTAAGGTTTGTTATCAAGCGGTTTGCGATAGTTTAGGACATAGTTTTACTGACCCACTTCATGCGTTAAAATAGGTTAATGCAAAAGACCTCTGTACTGTATCCCTCTACCAATTTTAAACACCTAGAGAAATTTGTTGTATCACATGGTAAAGGTGTTTATCTTTACGATATAGAAGGCAAAGAGTATTTAGAGGCAATGAGTGGGTTGTGGTGCTTATCGCTTGGCTATGGTAATGAAGAGCTCACCGAAGCAGCCAATGCTCAAATGAGAAAACTATCCTACAGCAATCCTTTTGGTGGTAAGTCCCATACTGGCATGATTGAGTTAGCCAATCAGCTTGCAGAAATGCTTCCCATCCCTGAAGCAAAAATATTTTTTGGTTTATCTGGTTCCGATGCTAATGATACCCACATTAAAATATTACGCTATTATGCCAATGTAACTGGCCAGAGTAAGAAGAAAAAAATTCTGGCAGGAAGTAAAGCGTATCATGGAGTAGGAGTGGGTAGTGTGGCGCTGACTGGATTAGCTGGTAACCACACTCATTTTGATGTGCCTTTTGAATCAATCGGCGTGGTGCGCTTTCCCACCCCACACTACTATCGCATGGGGCAACAAGGTGAATCTGTGATTGCTTTTGAACAACGCATGGCAAACGAGCTAGAAGCTTTAATTGTTAAAGAAGACCCTGAGACCATTATGGCGTATATTAGTGAGCCGTTAATTGGGGCAGGAGGGGTAGTGTTACCCGGAAAACATTATTTTGCTGAAGTTCAAAAAATTCTTAAGAAGCACAATATTTTATTTATTGATGATGAGGTGATAACTGGATTTGGACGCACCGGAGAAGATTTTGGCGCGACTACCTTTGGGTTGCGACCAGATTGCATGACCTTAGCAAAAGCCCTCACGTCAGGATACCAACCGTTAAGTGCTGCTGTGATACCTAATTTTATCTATGAGGCGATGATTGAAGCCTCGGATCAGGTCGGCGTATTTGGACATGGATTTACTTATTCAGGCCATCCAGTCTCATGCGCAGTAGCGCTAGCGGCTTTAAAAATTTATAAACGCGACCAATTATTTAACCGTGCCAAAAAAATCGGCGAACTTATTCAGAAAAAACTCGCTAAGTTCGAAGACCATGCTTTGGTGGGTGAAGTGAGAGGGATAGGTATGATAGGGGCTTTAGAGTTAGTCGCCAACAAAAAAACCAAAGCTGATTTTCCCAAAGAAGTAAAGATTGGCCTGCTTGCTCAACAACATTGCCAAGAGGAAGGTTTAATTGTTAGAGGTGTGGCTGGTAATAGTGTGGCTATTTGCCCACCCTTGATAATGTCAGAGCCAGAGATTGAGCTTCTGTTTGATAGATTGTCCAAAGGGTTAGATAAAACTTTACATGCAGTCAAACAATACATGCAGTGATGATTGCAAACAAACAATGGTTTGCTCATCTTGCCACTTATTTTCAGGTTAAAGACAATATTTTAATTTCACATTTTGTAGAAGAATTTCTCTACCATATTGTGCCTTTCCAAAGTTCTATGATTATTGTCTATTATCCAGAGCATCGTCCAAAAGTACTCTATCAAAAATTAAACCCTGATCGGCAGAATAATATCAATAATTATCTGAATAGTGCCTATGCCTTTGATCCATTTTATCAACGCTCGAGAGCGCTAAAGGAAGCAATGGTATTGCGCTTACACGATATTGCACCAGAAGGTTTTAAGAAAAGTAAATATTTTGAAAGTTATTATAGACTCACCAGAGTACATGACGAGATTAATTTTCTCGTGCCATTAAATAATAAATCAGTACTGGCGTTAGCGATGGAACGCTCGGAGCAGTTTAAAAAATTCACTTCAAATGAAATTGCTTTGCTGCGTGCCATTTCGCCATTGATAACGAGTTCACTTGAAAGTTACGCAACATCATTAAATCTCAACCCAGCCAAAGGACATAACCACTCATTTTTACATCTAGCCCTAACTAATTTTGGTTCATCAATCTTATCTCCGCGCGAGCAGCAGATCTTGCAATTACTCTTACGAGGCGACCAGTCTAGAGATATCGCACGCAAACTTGAGATTAAATATGGAACAGTAAAGAATCACCGATTACATATTTACGAAAAAATGGATATCAAAAACCAATCAGAATTGTTCACGATATTCCTAGCGGCTTTTGATAAAAATTATCAAAAACTTAAGGTCAATCCCAAAGCGGATATCTTGCAAGGGTTTGCGACTAAATAAATCTATTTAGTCTTTTTTCCATCAATATATTTCTTAAATACCGTCCAGCTGGTTTCATTTTCTCTTGCGTCA of Candidatus Methylacidiphilales bacterium contains these proteins:
- a CDS encoding polyamine ABC transporter substrate-binding protein, yielding MIKNKNKLLLATSIMATMLVLVSCGKKDSETASGDRVLNIYNWNDYIDEKTIPDFEAKTGIKVKYDLFDTNEVVEAKLTAGSSGYDIVVPASNFMERFVKAGLVQKLDKSKIPNYKNVDPDFYKNLAQFDPNNEHAINYLWGTTAIGYNVEKVTKALGTSNIDSWSVLFDPKNAAKLKSCGIGLMDSPPEVIGNALIYLGFNPNSEKEDELNKAKDLLKSIAKNVRYFDTARYINDIANGEICILIGFNGDVLNAQARAEEAKNNIKIKYLVPKEGAIVWFDTMVIPADAKNVAEAHEFLNYFLEPETTARISNHIKFANSNKASLPLLDKAVAENEAIFPSEAAKAKLVALRAYTQEYDRKLTKAWTEIKASTK
- a CDS encoding ABC transporter permease subunit encodes the protein MRKKSYFLVSWSIGVFIFLYVPILYMIAFSFNGGRLVSVWGGFSFRWYVEIFNDTAFLSAAWLSLKIATISASLALVIGTAAALAISRYGKFTGRMLLTGMVLSPLILPDVILGLSLLLLFVSLENLIGWPPERGFVTIVIAHTTFCVAYVTGVMQSQLLFLNPSIEEAAMDLGARPARVFWDIVLPSVTPALLSAWLLSFTLSLDDVVIASFVTGPNATTLPIFIFSKIRFGLSPMINVLATFIVIFVSILVIAISYYTFRNEKKKLLSESGS
- the ald gene encoding alanine dehydrogenase, whose protein sequence is MKIGVPKEIKNHEYRVGVTPGGVKELIGHGHTVTVEKNAGTRIGFSDADYQSAGATLSASVEDIFQASDMIIKVKEPQEVECKRLRSGQVLFTYLHLAPDPKQTELLIKSGAICIAYETVTDDMGGLPLLAPMSEVAGRMSIQAGAHYLEISHGGSGVLLGGVPGTPAAEVLILGGGVVGINAAKMAVGFGAKVTIVDRSLPRLRYLDDIFMGRVQLLYSTAAVIDEMSAKADLIIGGVLVPGASAPKLIQKKHLAKMKKGSVVVDVAIDQGGCFETSHATTHQDPVFEVDGIVHYCVANMPGGVSRTSTMALSNATLPFAIQLANKGAKQALLDNKHLLNGLNVAYGKVCYQAVCDSLGHSFTDPLHALK
- a CDS encoding helix-turn-helix transcriptional regulator; amino-acid sequence: MIANKQWFAHLATYFQVKDNILISHFVEEFLYHIVPFQSSMIIVYYPEHRPKVLYQKLNPDRQNNINNYLNSAYAFDPFYQRSRALKEAMVLRLHDIAPEGFKKSKYFESYYRLTRVHDEINFLVPLNNKSVLALAMERSEQFKKFTSNEIALLRAISPLITSSLESYATSLNLNPAKGHNHSFLHLALTNFGSSILSPREQQILQLLLRGDQSRDIARKLEIKYGTVKNHRLHIYEKMDIKNQSELFTIFLAAFDKNYQKLKVNPKADILQGFATK
- a CDS encoding ABC transporter permease subunit, coding for MVSMIIKSLEARSIFDRFILRQGRRIVISLPMIWGALFLLIPLIIVIKISLAKSVIGRPPYTALYEIVDSYRFILNLDFSNYFFLLKDGLSTDNIYIQAYLNSLNIAFFSTILCLVIGYPIAYYIARSSLAKRNLLLMLVILPFWTSFLLRIYAWIGMLNNTGMINSVLLWLGVISEPIAMMQTTFAVYIGIVYAYLPFMILPLYANLVKLDGRLLEASADLGARPIVTFFTVTFWHSLPGIIAGCALVFIPVIGEFVIPELLGGANTIMIGRQLWNEFFANRDWPVASAVATVMLLIIIFPIVFLQSKNVSASGPKI
- a CDS encoding TorF family putative porin, with product MKKLTIIFGVVSLLLGAASIARAAEEKSDWSVVGSVALSSEYNFRGLTLSARQPALQHSVTASHKSGGYFGYWASNVNGQKRSSTKTQQQALEIDLYAGLYYEVNENFYVDLLGLFYTYNFIGATSNDANELNANSVSGNLNYQEYFVTLGFLGGKLKLIGAYSPEFFGFGALGESSYLQVAYDGQVADNFKIRASVGSTNISNKIYKNISSLIDYKLAFVANWNDGADEAEFAFIGVDKNAKDFYLNDFGYERSFYEDRLQFTLKKGF
- a CDS encoding glutamine synthetase family protein, with the translated sequence MDIDKQLELEYKEAKKWLEDNPTIDRIEVVICDINGIFRGKSIPISKLDSVYQRKMRMPLSTFYFDVWGNDVTRISYASGDLDGICLPSNLGLMPKVWNSIPSSLLMVTLTNEEGVPSFYDPRNALVSVVQKYQELQLTPVVAFEMEFYLTNPNSEFASPPTPEGHSKPLQFTNSYSMDELEIFDTFMDEVIVAAEGMRLPTENILSECGCGQFEINLVHQSDAVRAADDALLLKQIIRGIARKHGYRATFMAKPYLEQSGSGMHMHYSLIDNQGKNIFDDGTDKGTQELLYALGGMCKVMGEYTLFCAPNINSYRRLRHGELCPKNISWGYDNRTVALRIPSGPPVSRRIEFRLPGADANPYLVAATSLGSALYGLTKKIDPPKPITGNAYMANAPEIPQDWATSIETLEKGTRLKDIIDPKLIKIFLDCKNQEYDVFSTKINQFEYSTYLDML
- a CDS encoding aminotransferase yields the protein MQKTSVLYPSTNFKHLEKFVVSHGKGVYLYDIEGKEYLEAMSGLWCLSLGYGNEELTEAANAQMRKLSYSNPFGGKSHTGMIELANQLAEMLPIPEAKIFFGLSGSDANDTHIKILRYYANVTGQSKKKKILAGSKAYHGVGVGSVALTGLAGNHTHFDVPFESIGVVRFPTPHYYRMGQQGESVIAFEQRMANELEALIVKEDPETIMAYISEPLIGAGGVVLPGKHYFAEVQKILKKHNILFIDDEVITGFGRTGEDFGATTFGLRPDCMTLAKALTSGYQPLSAAVIPNFIYEAMIEASDQVGVFGHGFTYSGHPVSCAVALAALKIYKRDQLFNRAKKIGELIQKKLAKFEDHALVGEVRGIGMIGALELVANKKTKADFPKEVKIGLLAQQHCQEEGLIVRGVAGNSVAICPPLIMSEPEIELLFDRLSKGLDKTLHAVKQYMQ
- a CDS encoding ABC transporter ATP-binding protein, producing the protein MKIENKRVLLRVNSVTKKFDNFTAVNNVSLEIYESEIFCLLGGSGCGKSTLLRMIAGFEDPTSGTIELDGQVINDLPSFERPVNMMFQSYALFPHMTVEENVAYGLKREKTPKAEIQQRVSEILAMVKLTHLKHRKPNQLSGGQQQRVALARALVKKPKLLLLDEPLGALDKKLREETQFELINLQETLGITFIVVTHDQEEAMILSNRLGVMNEGEIVQTGAPEEVYEFPNSRFVANFIGTINTSEGVLINDEADHAVVESKTIPDLKFFIPHGISAHTNQTVWAAVRPEKITLSRSAPKSKHPLGTNSCKGEVSGVAYMGGITLYQIKVGDFSFKVSSHNDTRDSDNIFDKGETVFLNWSDEAVVSLTI